The DNA segment TCTTTCTCCCTTTCTCCTTTATTTCTGTCGGTAAAGGCTCAAAATCTCTATCGATAAACCAGACAGGCTCTTTAAATCGGCCTAACAGATGCGCCACTCCATCTACAAAACCATTCAAATACACCCCTACATCAGCCTCAGAGTCTATCTTAGCCGGTGTTGGGTAGCGTGGGTCTGAAATATCATAAGATTCATCCGGATGGTCTGTGACTATATTTTGCCCATTGGCATACTGGATAGCAGAACTTTCTACCCCGTCTATATCAACAATAATTTGATGGATAAGATTATCATCAGGAATAAGTTCTTCACCAGAAGTGATGGTAAAGGAAGTTGACGCTTCCCCCTTGGCAGGTAAATTTAGTGTAGAAGCAGGAGATTTAGTCAGAGAGAGACATTTTGATTTCTTTATAAGCTTCATTTTTATCTTGGCAGTCTTTGACTCTTTAGTATTATTTTTGATTGTGATGTAGTGTGTATGTAATTCATGCGGTTCTGTAAAATTCTGCCAGCTTGGATGGACAGAGACAACAAAATCCGTAGGGAAATGGTAGTAAGCTACCAAAGTAAATTGATTCAAAAAGAAACTTAAGGGACTACTATATCTATCAGTACAGTGGGCAGCCAATTGTATATCCTGTCCACTACCACCAACAACTATAGTGGCATGGGCAAAGGTATTATTTGGTTTTCCA comes from the bacterium genome and includes:
- a CDS encoding amidase domain-containing protein; this translates as MIKFFLKLKYSLQQWLWRNFIVAGIIFTFVPYGLTYDRDKAVSYAEDWWNTDKDEDGIHTDYNHEYNYYSIANKCRDCANFVSQCLIAGRLDLSDGPGAFLQPCGKKTIINCDDLHTHLTNSQNAAHSSGSVPPDDIEVGDVVIFGKPNNTFAHATIVVGGSGQDIQLAAHCTDRYSSPLSFFLNQFTLVAYYHFPTDFVVSVHPSWQNFTEPHELHTHYITIKNNTKESKTAKIKMKLIKKSKCLSLTKSPASTLNLPAKGEASTSFTITSGEELIPDDNLIHQIIVDIDGVESSAIQYANGQNIVTDHPDESYDISDPRYPTPAKIDSEADVGVYLNGFVDGVAHLLGRFKEPVWFIDRDFEPLPTEIKEKGRK